The DNA window CTGACCTCGGACGGGACTGTCACGCTGGACAGGTTTGATGGCGGTCGCGGGCCGGTGCGCAGCTATATCGGGGCGACGGATCTGTTGCGGGTGCTGAGAGCGCTCGCCGAGGCGGAGGCCGACAACCTGCACTTTGCTTTGAATATCGCGGCACCGGCACCGGTGGCGATGGACGATCTGGCCCGCGCTGCGGGAAAGCGCGTGGCGTGGCGGACGGCGCCGGCGGAGGCCGTGCAGGAGGTGTCGCTGGACACGGGCCTTTTGCAGTCCGTGCTACCCACCCTGCGGCTTACGTCGGATGCCGATGAACTGATTGCCGGTTTGACCGCGCTGGAGCGCGTCGCATGACCCCTGGCAAGCGATTGATGGATATCGTTCTGGCGTTGGTCCTTGCCGGCGTGCTCTTCATTCCCACCGCAATCGTGGCTCTGATCGTGCTGCTGAGGGACGGCCGACCGATCCTGTATCCGTCGAAACGGATGAAGGCGCCGGGCCAGAGCTTTACCTTGTGGAAGTTTCGCACGATGGCGACTGCGGATCGGGACGCCTCGGTTTCGGGCGCGTACAAGCAGAGCCGGATCACGGCCACGGGACGTGTCCTGCGGCGCACGCGCCTGGACGAACTTCCGCAGCTTTGGAACATCCTGCGCGGCGATATGAGCTTTGTCGGCCCGCGCCCGCCCCTGCCCCGCTTTGTGCGGCTGTGTCCCGAGACTTACGCCGAAGTGCTGAAAAACCGGCCCGGCGTCACCGGTCTGGCCACGCTGGTCTTTCACAAGCGGGAAGAACGGTTGCTGGCGCAGTGTCATAGCCAGAGCGAGACTGACGCAGTCTATCTAAGACGCTGCGTGCCGGCCAAGGCCAAGATCGACCTCATTTGGGCGCGCAACCGAACAGTGTGCTTTGATCTAATCCTTATCCTCGCCACGGTTCGGCGGGTTTTCGCCTTTCGGGGATAAGGCGACAAAACCTTTACTTTCAGGGTTTAGCGTGTCGCAAAGGAGCGTATGCTTTGCATACGCAGCAGAATATTGCTTGAGGGTTCTGGACCAATCGACCTATCAGTGTAGAAGTGGTTCTGCTCAAGGTTAATGTGTGTTGGATGAGGTTTGTAATTTGAAGTGTTTACATCCAACGATTATGAGAGGCGGGGCTTGATGCTTTACAAGTTGGCGATTTCGCTTTCCCGTCATCAAAAACAAAAAATCCTTCTGGCTATTGACAGCATACTGATCGTCCTGTCGCACGTCGTTGCCGGCGTCCTGCTTCTGGGAACTGACGCGATTGGCGCGAACATTCACGCTTTCCTGCTGAGCATTGCCTTGGTGACGTGCACCGGTGTGGCGCTGATCCTTCTGAAAGGGCTGCACAAGATCAAGCTGAACGCCTATCAGATGCAGGGCGTAGTGGAATCGGCGCTGGTGGCTTGCGTCGTGATCGGCACGGGCGTGTTCGCATCTTACGTCTTTCTGAACATGGTCTTCCCGGCGCCGCTTTATGTGGTCATGGGAATGTTGTTCCTCATCCTGTCGATCTCTTCCAGGTTGGTCCTGCGGCAGGTGCTTCTGTCGGTCTACCGGCGCGGCAACGCGCGGCTGCCGATCATCATATACGGGGCGGGCCAGACCGGTCAGCAACTGGCGACCGCGCTGACGGTCGACGATGCGGTGGCGCCCGTGGCCTTCGTGGATGACGATCTGCGTCTTCAGGGAATCACGATTGCGGGACTGCGCACATATTCGCCCGGCGATCTGGAGAACCTGATCCAGCGTTACCAGGTCAAGCGTGTGGTGCTGGCCATGCCAAGTGCCAACCGCGCGGTGCAGTCGAGCATTATCAAGCGCCTGGCCAACACCTCTTGCGAGGTCCATGCGATGCCGTCCTTCGCGGACCTTGTCGCCACCTCGGGATCCAGTCTTGCGGAAACGAAACCGGTGGATGTGAACACCCTTCTGGGGCGTGCGGGGTTCGACGATGACCTGCCGGGCGTATACGACACCTATCGCAACCGCAATGTCCTGGTCACCGGCGCCGGTGGCTCCATCGGGTCGGAACTGTCGCGCCAGCTTCTGACGTGCCAGCCCACCAAGCTGGTGCTGCTGGACCATAGTGAACTGGCACTGTTCGACACGCACCGCGAGCTTTGCGCGATCATGCCCGAGGCAACGGTGATTCCGATCTTGGGCAGCGTGACCGAGGAAAACCACATGGCCGATGTCATGCGGTCCCACAAAATCGACATCGTGTTGCATGCAGCAGCCTACAAGCATGTGCCGATGGTAGAACAGAACGCGCTGGAAGGCATCCGCAACAACGTCTTCGGGACGCGAATCGTCGCCAACGTGGCAATGCGCCTTGGCGTGGAACGGTTCATCCTTGTGTCGACGGACAAGGCGGTACGCCCGTCTTCGATCATGGGGGCGTCCAAACGCTTCGCCGAACTGGCGGTCCAGGATCTGGCGACACGTTCGACCAAGACGCGGTTTTCCATGGTGCGGTTCGGCAACGTGCTGGGCTCTTCCGGGTCGGTCATCCCGCTGTTCCAAGAGCAGATCGCACGCGGCGGCCCGGTGACACTGACCCACCAGGACGTGACGCGGTATTTCATGACCATCCCAGAGGCAGTGCGGCTGGTCCTGCTGACAGGATCCTTTGCACGGGGCGGTGACGTCTTCGTGCTGGACATGGGCAAGCCGGTGCCGATTTACGAGCTGGCCCGGCGGATGATCGAGAACGCCGGCCACACGGTGCGCGATGCGGAAAACCCCGGCGGCGATATCGAGATCGAGGTGACCGGCCTGCGCCCGGGCGAGAAGCTGCACGAGGAATTGCTGATCGGTTCCGACATGCTGACCACGCCGCACCCTAAAATCCTACGGGCCCAGGAAAAGCACTTGTCCGAGATCGAGATGGCCAATGCGCTGCAATCGCTGCGGCAGGCCATCGACAGCCGCAATGCGGAACAGATGGAAGCCACGTTGCAGCAATGGATGGAAAAGAGCGACATGAAGGTTGGCGGGAAATCCGTCAACGAGTGAGCCACGCTCAGCCTGCGTCCTCGGCCTTTTCTGCCAGTATGAGCCATTCTTCCTCCGCTTCTTCCAGCGCGGTCTGGCGCGAGCTGAGTCCCTCGGTTGCCTTGGCGAATTTGACCGGCTCGCGGGTGAAAAGATCAGGATCGGACAACAGTTCTTCCAACTTGGCGATCTCGGCTTCGAGTCGCGCGATCTCATTCGGCAGCGTGTCGAGCCGGTGCTGATCCTTGAAGCTGAGTTTGGGTTTGCGGGACTTGGCAGGTTCCGCCGTTTTTGACGGTGCGGGCGCGGCCGGCGCCGGTTTGGCGGGCTTTCTCTCCGTTGGGGCGTCAGGCGGAACGCGCTGCGCCATGTAATCGGTCCAGCCGCCGGCGTAGACGGTCTGCCGGCCGCGCCCTTCCATGGCGACCGTGGTGGTGGCCACGCGGTCGAGGAAATCCCGGTCGTGGCTAACCAGAAGGACGGTGCCATCGTAGTCATCGAGCAGTTCCTGAAGCAGGTCCAGCGTTTCGATGTCCAGATCGTTGGTCGGCTCGTCCAGCACCAGAAGGTTGCTGTCCCGAGCCATCAGCTTGGCCAGCAGGAGGCGGGCTTTCTCGCCTCCAGACAGCGAGCGGACCGGGGCACGAACCTGGCGTTCATCAAAGAGAAAATCCTTGAGATATCCCACCACATGGCGCGGTGTGCCGCGCACCATGACCTGGTCGGCCTGCCCCGAGACGCGCATGTCGGGATCGCCGGTCAGGTTGTCCCAGAGGGTCATGTCCGGGTCGAGCTGGGCGCGGGCCTGGTCAAAGACGACAGGCACGAGATTGGTGCCGTGGCGCACCTCGCCCATGTCGGGCTCGAGCGATTTCATCAGGAGGTTCAGCAGCGTCGTCTTGCCGACGCCGTTGGGACCTATGAAGGCAACACGGTCCTTGCGCTGGATGGTAAGGGAGAAGTCGCGCACGATTGGCGCGCCCTCGAAGCTCTTAGAGACGTCAAGCGCCTCGATCACCTTGCGGCCCGATTGCGGGCCGCTGGACAGCGCCATGGCGGCCGTGCCCTGCCGCTTGATCTGCGAGGCGCGCTCGGCCCGGAGGGCCTGGAGGTTGCGCACGCGGCCCTGGTTGCGCTTGCGCCGGGCCGAGATGCCCTCGACCGCCCAACGGGCCTCTTCGGCGATCTTGCGGTTGAGCTTGTGTCGGGCCTGGTCTTCTTCCTCCCAGACCTTGTCGCGCCAGGATTCGAAATCTTCGAATCCCTTCTCCTGGCGCCGCGTGGCGCCGCGGTCGATCCAGAGCGTTGCGCGGGTGAGCGCGCGCAGGAAGGCGCGGTCGTGGGAGATGAGGATATAGCCTGCGCGGGTTTCGCGCAGTTGTTGTTCGAGCCAAGCTATAGCTTCGATGTCGAGGTGGTTGGTCGGCTCGTCCAGAAGCATGAGATCAGGCGCCTGTGCCATCAGCTTGGCCAGCGCAGCGCGGCGCCGCTCGCCACCCGAGGCGGTGGCGACGGGGCGGTCTGGATCGAACTTGAGGCCCTCGGCGGCCATTTCGATCCGGAAGTGTTCGGCCACGTCCAGCCCGTCGGCGGCGAAGGCCCCGAGCGTGTCGAAGCCGGTCATGTCCGGCTCCTGCTCCATGTAGCCTACGGAGGTGTCGGGATGCAGCACACGGGTGCCGCGATCAGGTTCAACGAGGCCGGCGATAACTTTCATCAAGGTCGACTTGCCTGAGCCGTTGCGGCCCACCAGTGCCACGCGGTCGCCGGGTTGGACGACCAGCGACAGGTCGTCAAAGATCGGCGCTCCGCCGAAGGTCAGGGAGATGTCGGAGAGTTGAAGAAGGGGTGCACGCGCCATGGCGCAGCGCTATCCCGCGCAAGGTATGGCGTCAAGCGACGACGGGCTAGCCCGCAACGGCCCGCAGCAGGCGCTTGCGTGCGGCTGGGATGGCGTTGATCTCGAGCCCGGTGAAAACGTGCAAAGTATTCATCTGCCGGTCCACAACCGCGTGATCGCTGACCCAGCCCCCCATCACCAGGTAAGTGCGCAAGAGCGGCGGCATCCGCAGCATCGCCTGTTTGGTGTCGGGCTTGCGCAAGCGCAGGGCCTGGGCGAAGCGAAAGACCGAAGGCGCCTTGACCCGCGGCAGCCAGCGTCGCGGCGCAAGGTGGTGGTCTTTGAGCATGGCGAACGCGTCTAGATAAGTGTCGGCGTCGGTGCCCTTGAAAGAAGAGCAGCCGAAGAGCAGCTCGACCTCGTTTTCATCGACATAACGGGTCATTGCGGCCCAGGCCACGCGCAGGATATCGGGGTCGCGCGCCTCGGGATGGATGCAGAATCGGCCCATCTCGACCATGCGTCCAGGGAAGGCGCGCAGCGCGGACAGCTCGTAGAACTGGGCGGAATAGCTGCGCTCGATCTCGTCACCGCCATTGAGGGGCAGCATCCTGAAACTGCAGATCAGGCGATTGTCCGTCGTGTCCTCGACGAGGATATGCGTGCAGATGTCGTCAAAGCTATCCTGGTCGAGCGCCCCGGTCGCCTCGGTGCCCTTGAAGGCCAGTTGCCGCAGGCGTTGCGCCGCTTCGATATCGGCCGCGCTTTCGGCCGTTCGCGTCCGGTAGCGTCCCTTGCTCAACATGTCAGCCTCATCTGTGACGGTCGCCTAGACGATATATATGTGCGAACCGCTTAGCATGAAGCATGTGACAGGCGAATGACGCCGGGTATCAGAAAAACTCGCCCGGATCGACATTGCCGAAGTTGCCCAGAAGCTGACGCAGGAAGCCGTTGCTGACCACCGAGGAATCGGTCACGCGGCGGGTCAGCGGCACGATATTGCCGTCGGCCAGCGAGAAGGTCTCGATATTGGCGATGGTGTCGTTCGGGGCGAAGCTGATAGCCAGGACCTGACGCTCGATCACCTCGGGGCGGTACATGCCGACCTCTTTTACCCGGCTGCGAACATAGTAGTAATCGCCGCCGCTGAGCATGCCGGCCGAGGACGGCGGGCCGACCACGTCGTCAACGGTTTCGCGGGTGTCCACACCCACCTGAAGGTTGTTCAAATCTTCCTGAAGCGGAATATACCCGTGGTTGCGATAGGTCGGCGTACAGGCCGCGAGCGCCACGGACAGGCACATCATGACCCCCATCTTGGCAAACCAGATTCTCATGCCACCCCTCTTCGCCTCTTGAACGGGTCCCCATTGCCCTTTTATTCCGATACAACAAGGTAGCGGTAAGGTTCAAGAAAGGATAGGTCATACGCCCATGACCGGAAAGACAGAA is part of the Roseovarius sp. THAF9 genome and encodes:
- a CDS encoding GNAT family N-acetyltransferase, translating into MLSKGRYRTRTAESAADIEAAQRLRQLAFKGTEATGALDQDSFDDICTHILVEDTTDNRLICSFRMLPLNGGDEIERSYSAQFYELSALRAFPGRMVEMGRFCIHPEARDPDILRVAWAAMTRYVDENEVELLFGCSSFKGTDADTYLDAFAMLKDHHLAPRRWLPRVKAPSVFRFAQALRLRKPDTKQAMLRMPPLLRTYLVMGGWVSDHAVVDRQMNTLHVFTGLEINAIPAARKRLLRAVAG
- a CDS encoding outer membrane protein assembly factor BamE, which codes for MRIWFAKMGVMMCLSVALAACTPTYRNHGYIPLQEDLNNLQVGVDTRETVDDVVGPPSSAGMLSGGDYYYVRSRVKEVGMYRPEVIERQVLAISFAPNDTIANIETFSLADGNIVPLTRRVTDSSVVSNGFLRQLLGNFGNVDPGEFF
- a CDS encoding ABC-F family ATP-binding cassette domain-containing protein translates to MARAPLLQLSDISLTFGGAPIFDDLSLVVQPGDRVALVGRNGSGKSTLMKVIAGLVEPDRGTRVLHPDTSVGYMEQEPDMTGFDTLGAFAADGLDVAEHFRIEMAAEGLKFDPDRPVATASGGERRRAALAKLMAQAPDLMLLDEPTNHLDIEAIAWLEQQLRETRAGYILISHDRAFLRALTRATLWIDRGATRRQEKGFEDFESWRDKVWEEEDQARHKLNRKIAEEARWAVEGISARRKRNQGRVRNLQALRAERASQIKRQGTAAMALSSGPQSGRKVIEALDVSKSFEGAPIVRDFSLTIQRKDRVAFIGPNGVGKTTLLNLLMKSLEPDMGEVRHGTNLVPVVFDQARAQLDPDMTLWDNLTGDPDMRVSGQADQVMVRGTPRHVVGYLKDFLFDERQVRAPVRSLSGGEKARLLLAKLMARDSNLLVLDEPTNDLDIETLDLLQELLDDYDGTVLLVSHDRDFLDRVATTTVAMEGRGRQTVYAGGWTDYMAQRVPPDAPTERKPAKPAPAAPAPSKTAEPAKSRKPKLSFKDQHRLDTLPNEIARLEAEIAKLEELLSDPDLFTREPVKFAKATEGLSSRQTALEEAEEEWLILAEKAEDAG
- a CDS encoding nucleoside-diphosphate sugar epimerase/dehydratase; its protein translation is MLYKLAISLSRHQKQKILLAIDSILIVLSHVVAGVLLLGTDAIGANIHAFLLSIALVTCTGVALILLKGLHKIKLNAYQMQGVVESALVACVVIGTGVFASYVFLNMVFPAPLYVVMGMLFLILSISSRLVLRQVLLSVYRRGNARLPIIIYGAGQTGQQLATALTVDDAVAPVAFVDDDLRLQGITIAGLRTYSPGDLENLIQRYQVKRVVLAMPSANRAVQSSIIKRLANTSCEVHAMPSFADLVATSGSSLAETKPVDVNTLLGRAGFDDDLPGVYDTYRNRNVLVTGAGGSIGSELSRQLLTCQPTKLVLLDHSELALFDTHRELCAIMPEATVIPILGSVTEENHMADVMRSHKIDIVLHAAAYKHVPMVEQNALEGIRNNVFGTRIVANVAMRLGVERFILVSTDKAVRPSSIMGASKRFAELAVQDLATRSTKTRFSMVRFGNVLGSSGSVIPLFQEQIARGGPVTLTHQDVTRYFMTIPEAVRLVLLTGSFARGGDVFVLDMGKPVPIYELARRMIENAGHTVRDAENPGGDIEIEVTGLRPGEKLHEELLIGSDMLTTPHPKILRAQEKHLSEIEMANALQSLRQAIDSRNAEQMEATLQQWMEKSDMKVGGKSVNE
- a CDS encoding sugar transferase translates to MTPGKRLMDIVLALVLAGVLFIPTAIVALIVLLRDGRPILYPSKRMKAPGQSFTLWKFRTMATADRDASVSGAYKQSRITATGRVLRRTRLDELPQLWNILRGDMSFVGPRPPLPRFVRLCPETYAEVLKNRPGVTGLATLVFHKREERLLAQCHSQSETDAVYLRRCVPAKAKIDLIWARNRTVCFDLILILATVRRVFAFRG